The following coding sequences are from one Pantoea alfalfae window:
- a CDS encoding 6,7-dimethyl-8-ribityllumazine synthase — translation MQPLKVAFIKANWHSEIVSQVLTGFEQELESRGASYEIKTWDVPGAFEMPLLAQRLAQTGNYDAIVCAALVVDGGIYRHDFVAQAVVSGLMQAQLTTNVPVFSVSLTPHNFQPSAEFIDFYTQHFVKKGQEAARAVCQIHALDL, via the coding sequence ATGCAGCCGTTGAAAGTCGCCTTTATCAAAGCTAACTGGCACAGCGAAATTGTTTCTCAGGTTCTGACCGGGTTTGAACAGGAACTGGAAAGTCGCGGAGCCTCATACGAGATTAAAACATGGGATGTTCCTGGCGCTTTTGAAATGCCGCTGCTGGCGCAACGTCTGGCACAGACCGGCAATTACGATGCGATTGTCTGTGCGGCACTGGTGGTGGATGGCGGCATCTATCGCCATGATTTCGTCGCTCAGGCGGTCGTGAGTGGTCTGATGCAGGCGCAGCTGACGACTAACGTGCCCGTCTTCTCCGTGTCACTCACACCACATAATTTCCAGCCATCGGCCGAGTTCATCGATTTCTATACCCAGCACTTTGTTAAAAAAGGTCAGGAAGCGGCACGCGCTGTCTGTCAGATCCACGCGCTCGACCTCTGA